The Prunus persica cultivar Lovell chromosome G7, Prunus_persica_NCBIv2, whole genome shotgun sequence genome has a segment encoding these proteins:
- the LOC18769374 gene encoding myb-related protein 2 isoform X2, protein MMYHHQHHHQNQHQHQHQHQGKNIHSSSSASSRMSIPPERHLYLQGDQNGPGESGLVLSTDAKPRLKWTPDLHERFIEAVNQLGGADKATPKTVMKLMGIPGLTLYHLKSHLQKYRLSKNLHGHATSGTSKIVPVAAERLSEANGTHMSNMSAGPQANKGLHISETLQMQIEVQRRLHEQLEVQRHLQLRIEAQGKYLQSVLEKAQETLGRQNLGTVGLEAAKVQLSELVSKVSTQCLNSAFTELKELQGLCPQQTQTTQPTDCSMESCLTSCEGSKKDQEIHNSAMGLRANYNGRELLDEKEPMLQKTELKWCEELKENNMLLSSISNDAAKRMFPVERSSSDLSMSIGCQGERWNINGNSEERLKGRSTDVSFLDRTNNRADSAKAETEKVSRGCRSVPYFAAKLDLNTHDDNDAPSSCKQFDLNGFSWS, encoded by the exons ATGATGTACCATCATCAACACCACCATCAAAACCAACACCAACACCAACACCAACACCAAGGAAAGAACAtccactcttcttcttctgcttcttcgAGGATGTCTATTCCTCCGGAAAGGCATTTGTATCTACAGGGTGATCAAAATGGTCCTGGAGAGTCAGGACTTGTCCTCTCAACTGATGCCAAGCCTAGACTCAAATGGACGCCTGATCTCCACGAACGATTTATCGAAGCAGTTAACCAGCTAGGAGGAGCAGACA AGGCTACTCCTAAAACAGTAATGAAACTTATGGGGATTCCAGGCCTTACATTATACCACCTCAAGAGTCATCTTCAG AAGTACAGGCTTAGCAAGAATCTGCATGGACATGCTACAAGTGGGACCAGCAAAATTG TTCCAGTGGCAGCAGAGAGATTATCTGAAGCAAATGGAACCCACATGAGCAATATGAGTGCTGGACCCCAAGCAAATAA AGGGTTACATATAAGTGAAACACTACAAATGCAAATTGAAGTGCAGAGAAGGCTACATGAACAGCTTGAG GTTCAGCGACACTTACAACTTCGTATAGAGGCTCAAGGAAAATACCTACAGTCAGTGCTGGAGAAAGCCCAGGAGACACTAGGAAGACAGAACTTAGGTACAGTGGGACTCGAAGCTGCCAAAGTTCAACTCTCTGAACTGGTTTCCAAAGTATCCACCCAATGCTTGAACTCTGCCTTTACGGAGCTGAAAGAATTACAGGGATTGTGCCCCCAGCAAACACAAACAACCCAGCCCACCGATTGTTCAATGGAAAGCTGCCTGACGTCCTGCGAAGGATCTAAAAAGGACCAAGAGATACACAACAGTGCAATGGGGCTAAGAGCTAATTATAATGGCAGAGAGCTCCTGGATGAAAAAGAACCCATGCTACAGAAGACTGAGCTTAAGTGGTGTGAAGAACTAAAAGAGAATAACATGCTTCTTTCCTCCATAAGTAATGATGCTGCAAAAAGAATGTTTCCGGTGGAAAGAAGTTCAAGTGACTTATCCATGAGCATTGGATGTCAAGGAGAAAGATGGAACATTAACGGAAACTCTGAAGAAAGATTGAAAGGAAGAAGCACAGATGTCAGCTTTCTAGACCGTACAAACAACCGGGCGGATTCAGCTAAAGCAGAGACTGAGAAAGTTTCTCGAGGATGTAGATCAGTCCCTTACTTTGCAGCAAAACTAGACCTAAATACTCATGATGATAACGATGCTCCTTCAAGTTGCAAACAGTTTGACTTGAATGGTTTTAGCTGGAGCTAA
- the LOC18769374 gene encoding myb-related protein 2 isoform X1, which translates to MMYHHQHHHQNQHQHQHQHQGKNIHSSSSASSRMSIPPERHLYLQGDQNGPGESGLVLSTDAKPRLKWTPDLHERFIEAVNQLGGADKATPKTVMKLMGIPGLTLYHLKSHLQKYRLSKNLHGHATSGTSKIGTVPVAAERLSEANGTHMSNMSAGPQANKGLHISETLQMQIEVQRRLHEQLEVQRHLQLRIEAQGKYLQSVLEKAQETLGRQNLGTVGLEAAKVQLSELVSKVSTQCLNSAFTELKELQGLCPQQTQTTQPTDCSMESCLTSCEGSKKDQEIHNSAMGLRANYNGRELLDEKEPMLQKTELKWCEELKENNMLLSSISNDAAKRMFPVERSSSDLSMSIGCQGERWNINGNSEERLKGRSTDVSFLDRTNNRADSAKAETEKVSRGCRSVPYFAAKLDLNTHDDNDAPSSCKQFDLNGFSWS; encoded by the exons ATGATGTACCATCATCAACACCACCATCAAAACCAACACCAACACCAACACCAACACCAAGGAAAGAACAtccactcttcttcttctgcttcttcgAGGATGTCTATTCCTCCGGAAAGGCATTTGTATCTACAGGGTGATCAAAATGGTCCTGGAGAGTCAGGACTTGTCCTCTCAACTGATGCCAAGCCTAGACTCAAATGGACGCCTGATCTCCACGAACGATTTATCGAAGCAGTTAACCAGCTAGGAGGAGCAGACA AGGCTACTCCTAAAACAGTAATGAAACTTATGGGGATTCCAGGCCTTACATTATACCACCTCAAGAGTCATCTTCAG AAGTACAGGCTTAGCAAGAATCTGCATGGACATGCTACAAGTGGGACCAGCAAAATTG GTACAGTTCCAGTGGCAGCAGAGAGATTATCTGAAGCAAATGGAACCCACATGAGCAATATGAGTGCTGGACCCCAAGCAAATAA AGGGTTACATATAAGTGAAACACTACAAATGCAAATTGAAGTGCAGAGAAGGCTACATGAACAGCTTGAG GTTCAGCGACACTTACAACTTCGTATAGAGGCTCAAGGAAAATACCTACAGTCAGTGCTGGAGAAAGCCCAGGAGACACTAGGAAGACAGAACTTAGGTACAGTGGGACTCGAAGCTGCCAAAGTTCAACTCTCTGAACTGGTTTCCAAAGTATCCACCCAATGCTTGAACTCTGCCTTTACGGAGCTGAAAGAATTACAGGGATTGTGCCCCCAGCAAACACAAACAACCCAGCCCACCGATTGTTCAATGGAAAGCTGCCTGACGTCCTGCGAAGGATCTAAAAAGGACCAAGAGATACACAACAGTGCAATGGGGCTAAGAGCTAATTATAATGGCAGAGAGCTCCTGGATGAAAAAGAACCCATGCTACAGAAGACTGAGCTTAAGTGGTGTGAAGAACTAAAAGAGAATAACATGCTTCTTTCCTCCATAAGTAATGATGCTGCAAAAAGAATGTTTCCGGTGGAAAGAAGTTCAAGTGACTTATCCATGAGCATTGGATGTCAAGGAGAAAGATGGAACATTAACGGAAACTCTGAAGAAAGATTGAAAGGAAGAAGCACAGATGTCAGCTTTCTAGACCGTACAAACAACCGGGCGGATTCAGCTAAAGCAGAGACTGAGAAAGTTTCTCGAGGATGTAGATCAGTCCCTTACTTTGCAGCAAAACTAGACCTAAATACTCATGATGATAACGATGCTCCTTCAAGTTGCAAACAGTTTGACTTGAATGGTTTTAGCTGGAGCTAA
- the LOC18770562 gene encoding uncharacterized CRM domain-containing protein At3g25440, chloroplastic isoform X1 produces MFASTSVRAASRSSPSAIKRGSFVWFSCLAQNIFNLSLPTIARFRQSLYCNMCMQRQRYSVLTSFLEVPYVSSSFDSSLVRRSNIFDCQSVLRNCPPARCMSSTSIELKTKNDVVRFSFGKPLDKTGSSTKGKKMAKRAEVSKKAKLNELRFYRLKAKKKMNSPNPEVRIRYKLEKAKRKEAWLIEKLMKFEVAKAPADIHDPEILTEEEKHYLKRTGEKKKNYVPVGRRGVFGGVVLNMHLHWKKHETVKVICKPCKPGQVQEYAQELARLSKGIVIDIKPNNTVIFYRGKNYVQPKVMSPADTLSKNKALEKYKYEQSLEHTSQFIEKLGKELEEYHKHLARFKKVNENATQVFDQHMNDKVFFF; encoded by the exons ATGTTTGCTTCAACTTCTGTAAGAGCCGCTTCTCGCTCTTCTCCGAGTGCCATCAAAag GGGCTCTTTTGTCTGGTTCAGTTGTCTAgcacaaaatattttcaatctCTCTTTGCCAACCATAGCACGTTTTAGACAGTCTCTTTATTGCAATATGTGTATGCAAAGGCAAAGATACAGTGTATTGACGTCTTTCTTAGAAGTTCCATATGTATCCTCCTCATTCGATTCTTCATTGGTGCGGAGATCAAATATTTTTGACTGTCAAAGTGTTCTTAGAAACTGTCCGCCTGCTAGATGCATGAGTAGTACATCAATTGAGCTGAAGACAAAAAATGATGTTGTGAGGTTTTCATTTGGTAAGCCACTTGATAAAACTGGTTCCTCAACCAAAGGGAAGAAGATGGCCAAACGAGCTGAAGTGTCCAAGAAGGCCAAACTGAATGAACTGCGATTTTACCGTCTGAAGgccaagaagaagatgaattcTCCAAATCCAGAAGTTAGAATTAGATACAAACTTGAAAAG GCAAAACGAAAGGAAGCATGGTTGATTGAGAAGTTGATGAAATTTGAGGTTGCCAAAGCCCCTGCTGATATACATGATCCTGAAATTTtaactgaagaagaaaaacattatCTTAAGAGAACTggtgagaaaaagaagaattatGTCCCAGTAGGAAGGCGGGGAGTATTTGGAGGTGTGGTTCTAAATATGCATTTGCATTGGAAGAAGCATGAGACAGTAAAGGTGATTTGCAAGCCTTGTAAGCCAGGACAGGTTCAGGAATATGCTCAAGAGCTTGCTAGACTGAGTAAAGGCATTGTGATTGACATAAAACCCAATAATACTGTAATTTTCTACCGGGGAAAGAACTATGTTCAGCCGAAAGTAATGTCACCTGCGGATACACTATCTAAAAATAAG GCCCTGGAAAAATATAAGTATGAGCAGTCCCTTGAACATACAAGTCAGTTCATTGAAAAACTGGGGAAAGAACTGGAAGAGTATCACAAGCACCTTGCTCGGTTTAAGAAAGTAAATGAGAATGCAACACAAGTCTTTGATCAACACATGAATGATAAGGTATTTTTCTTCTGA
- the LOC18770562 gene encoding uncharacterized CRM domain-containing protein At3g25440, chloroplastic isoform X2 translates to MFASTSVRAASRSSPSAIKRGSFVWFSCLAQNIFNLSLPTIARFRQSLYCNMCMQRQRYSVLTSFLEVPYVSSSFDSSLVRRSNIFDCQSVLRNCPPARCMSSTSIELKTKNDVVRFSFGKPLDKTGSSTKGKKMAKRAEVSKKAKLNELRFYRLKAKKKMNSPNPEVRIRYKLEKAKRKEAWLIEKLMKFEVAKAPADIHDPEILTEEEKHYLKRTGEKKKNYVPVGRRGVFGGVVLNMHLHWKKHETVKVICKPCKPGQVQEYAQELARLSKGIVIDIKPNNTVIFYRGKNYVQPKVMSPADTLSKNKALEKYKYEQSLEHTSQFIEKLGKELEEYHKHLARFKKVNENATQVFDQHMNDKLAS, encoded by the exons ATGTTTGCTTCAACTTCTGTAAGAGCCGCTTCTCGCTCTTCTCCGAGTGCCATCAAAag GGGCTCTTTTGTCTGGTTCAGTTGTCTAgcacaaaatattttcaatctCTCTTTGCCAACCATAGCACGTTTTAGACAGTCTCTTTATTGCAATATGTGTATGCAAAGGCAAAGATACAGTGTATTGACGTCTTTCTTAGAAGTTCCATATGTATCCTCCTCATTCGATTCTTCATTGGTGCGGAGATCAAATATTTTTGACTGTCAAAGTGTTCTTAGAAACTGTCCGCCTGCTAGATGCATGAGTAGTACATCAATTGAGCTGAAGACAAAAAATGATGTTGTGAGGTTTTCATTTGGTAAGCCACTTGATAAAACTGGTTCCTCAACCAAAGGGAAGAAGATGGCCAAACGAGCTGAAGTGTCCAAGAAGGCCAAACTGAATGAACTGCGATTTTACCGTCTGAAGgccaagaagaagatgaattcTCCAAATCCAGAAGTTAGAATTAGATACAAACTTGAAAAG GCAAAACGAAAGGAAGCATGGTTGATTGAGAAGTTGATGAAATTTGAGGTTGCCAAAGCCCCTGCTGATATACATGATCCTGAAATTTtaactgaagaagaaaaacattatCTTAAGAGAACTggtgagaaaaagaagaattatGTCCCAGTAGGAAGGCGGGGAGTATTTGGAGGTGTGGTTCTAAATATGCATTTGCATTGGAAGAAGCATGAGACAGTAAAGGTGATTTGCAAGCCTTGTAAGCCAGGACAGGTTCAGGAATATGCTCAAGAGCTTGCTAGACTGAGTAAAGGCATTGTGATTGACATAAAACCCAATAATACTGTAATTTTCTACCGGGGAAAGAACTATGTTCAGCCGAAAGTAATGTCACCTGCGGATACACTATCTAAAAATAAG GCCCTGGAAAAATATAAGTATGAGCAGTCCCTTGAACATACAAGTCAGTTCATTGAAAAACTGGGGAAAGAACTGGAAGAGTATCACAAGCACCTTGCTCGGTTTAAGAAAGTAAATGAGAATGCAACACAAGTCTTTGATCAACACATGAATGATAAG CTTGCCAGTTAA